The genomic interval TCCGATGCGAGAACGCTATCATGCACCCTATCGCTCCCATGATCCCGCCTGCTCTTGGGTTTTGTCGTTCCGTGCCTTTCAGCTCCGAAATCCAAAGGCACAAACTGTCCGTGCTGTCAAAATGCAGTCCCTACTAAGCGGTGCCAACCCCACCCGGAATTGCTCTCAAAGCGGCAACTGCCTATAATGCGTGGAGTTCTTATTGGTAAATTGCTGCAAAGCTTGGTCAAAATCAGTCAACTGCCAATAAGACCGGGATAACGCGAGGGGCAACCGCCCATAAGGCGTCATGTAGCCAACCGCCAAGTCCTAACCCCCTTTATCACAAGTTCGCTGCGAAACAGTGGAACCCGACAACCCAAACGCTAAACACACCGTTACGATCCACGGAGACGAATGGAAGGTTGTCGACCTCACGGACGAGGTAGCATGGGCTCTGACGCAGGTATGGCGCAGAGAGAAATGGAAGCCGTCCGCCGCATTGATCGACAAATCAGGCGGGAGCAGCACGCAGTACCAGGGCCAGAGCTTCGATGCAACGAAAACGGATCTGGTAAGTGAAGGTTGGACTCACGATCATTGTGCCATCTGCTGGTGGACGCTACATGAAAGCGAGAATGAAGACGAGGGCACAGGCTACCGAAGCCAAGGCAATGCATGGCTTTGTGGAGAGTGTTTCGGTAAGTTCATCCGAGATGACTCACTAGGCCTTACCACAGCAGCGAACCAGCCGATGCAACCGAGCGGCGAAGTCGGGCGTTTTGAAGTGAATGATCAACCGTCGCCGCCCGCTGATCGGTAACGTTCGTTGGACTGAGGAGTAACGTTTTTGCGATTTCCACAATTTCGCCTGAAAGCCATTTTTTTATTCGTTGCACTGATCGCGGTTGCGTTCGCGCTGGAACGGCTCTCTCGCGGAACATCTGCTGCAACGTATGGTGCCTTTCAGGACACCGTAAGTCCCGGCAACGTTGCGACGATTGAAGACTGGCTAAACAATAACCACTACGAACGAACATCTAAACCGCGTTGGGCAGCCGACTATGTCGACTCGGAGCAAGATTGGTATCGATCCACTAGTGATGACTTTCCGCTATTCGTGGACGTACGTCGCTACTCAGAAGTTCTCGCGATTGATGTACACTACGAGATAGAACTAGCTGCCTTCCAAACTGCCAAAGCCGAACGAAAAGTTGCAGAAACCCGCGCATCGATCATACGGGCTGTGATGCAATCCCAATCGCTGTCGGAAAATTAGAAGACCAGAAAAAGGGATGAAGACCAGAAAAAGGGATGGGGGTCTTTGTTGCATTCAGACCTTTTGCGATTCCCTCAGCGCAAGCTTGCTATTCAAGGCTCATGCGGGGATAATCCTGAAAAATTCCGCAACAACCTTGCGGTAAATATCCCCCATCCCTTGTTCTTATCCCGCATCAACCCGTGATAAACAAGTTATCGGGCAATACCATGCGTTACGTCATTGTCATATCGATTACTCTGGCCATGTGCGGTTGCTCAGAGCAACGTGCGCACAACGCCGAAGCTAAAACCCAGCCCCGATCAGCCGCTCAGCCACTTACGCCGATTGAAAATCCAGATCTGGACTCGGAAGACGTCTCCCTCACTGACATTCCGAAGCTCAACCTCTCTCCAGCTTCCGAGCCTTCTCACAGCGATGAGCAGATCGAGAAACTGATTGCTTCTCTCGCCGCCATCGAAAGTCCAGATTTTGGTCTTTCTCCTACAATGAGCGGCAACGCCTTTTTGCCAATTGAAGGACAGAGTAACGCGGGTGCCCTCTTGCTCACCGACCACAAAATCAAGTCTTCTGATGCGCTGAAACAGCTCGTCGCAGTCGGCCCCACCGCGTTGCCAGCGTTACTGGCGCACCTGGATGATGCGACGCCGACCAAACTCAAGATCGACCATGGCGGGGATTTTGGTGGCATGTGGTTCGCCAACGAACTCTGGGGCAATCCGGTCAACAAGACAGAACAATCTGCTCTCCAAGCTCGTCCGCAAAATGAGAATGATCCGTTGGGCGGCGATCACGTCGATTCGTACACGGTCAAGGTTGGCGATATTTGTCTCGTTGCTATCGGCCAGATCACGGGTCGCGGATATCAAACCGTCCGGTATCAACCGACAGCCTGCATTGTTCTCAACAGCCCCACTCACGACCAACTGTTGTGTGCACAAATTCGCGCAATGTGGCAAAGCGACGACCCGAGACAGCGACTGTTCGATTCACTTCTGTTTGATTTCGCGACACGTGGTAAATTTAACGGTGAGTCATTCGATGGTTGGTACGTTGGAAGCAATCTGCAAAAGGAAGCCGCAATGCGGTTGCTATACTACTATCCCGACGCATCCGCTCGGCTGATCGCCGACCGGCTTCGCAAATTGGATGTCCGAGAGACTGGGCCACCCAGTTCACAAGCAGCAAGCGAGTCGGAAATGGAAGTTTGGGTGAAACGCGAGGTTGCCAACGGTATCCGCACTGATGACTTCATCAAGGCCGTCGCATGGTGCAAGCATCCGGCCATCGTCGAGGAAATCAAAGGTATCGCGGCTCGCACGGACGATCAGGACATAGCTGAAGTCGTCGGTGAAGCCCGCTAACAATTGCGTGAACCGGAGCGGCGAATCCGGCGGCATCTGAAATCAACGCGCAACGTCGCCGCCCGGTGACGCTGGTTGTTATCGCAAAGAGAACAATTTGAGACTCGCCGATGCCCTCCGATCTCGTCCGAGACATCTTGCGTAGGATACTGAAGCCACGCTGGTACGATCGCGTACTGTTCTTTCCCCAACGTAGGCTGTCCGATGAGCAGCGACGTTTTCTAGCAAACTACGTCGCAATCCTAGACTCGATGACGCCAAAAGAGCGAGAGCGACCCAATGTCATCGACGATTCTCGAACTAGCCGAATAGTGATTGGAAGTGGCGTCGACCCAACAATTGCCGGAGCGATTTTGCGAGGACTGAAACGGTCTTCCTATCGGCGTGGCACGGATTCCGCTGACAACTAGCTTGATTTGTTCTCGTACAATTTCCAGCCAAACCAAGTCACTCGACGGTTTTCTCCCAAATGCCGGAATGCGATATCCATGACATCCACCGAAGGACGCGACCCGCACATTTTGGCAATGGTGAGTCTTTCACGCGTCCTCGGTGATGTCCGACGTTCAACCTAAGAACGGCTTCGTCGGCAAGTTGTTCGCGTATTCCTTAACCTCTGATCTCAGCAATCGGGGACGCGTCGAATTGCCCACGAAGCGACGCTTTAAAAAGCCGTCGCGAACGAGTTTCGACACGGTCGGCCGGCTCACTCCAATGATGGCCGCTGCCTCCACATAGGTCACGGTGATCGACTTTCCTGCGTCTCTTGTCGTCATCAAGCAAGCTCCAATACACGCTGATTGGACCCAACCCACAGTTCATTCCGCAGGTACCCTTCGACGACACTCCCGACGAGCTTTGCACGGCCATGATTGCCCACTCCAAAGAGGATACGGTTGACGCCGCCGGTGATCCGGTCTGCGGCACGACGGATCAACAAGCCCAGACCTGCCAGGGTTTCATTCAGTTTTTGATGCTTGCTCATTGCTCCTCCGCAACAACGATCCGCAACGCGTCCTGCATCGCTGACCGATCTAAATGCGCCATCGCTTCGCTATTACCAAGAGTCGACTTCGGCGTTATCAGGAACGATTCCCAATGTTTACTTGTTCTGGCACAGAATCTGACGTTTACCCACATTCTGAAATCTGCTATCGCTTCCATCGTGAAGTTCTTGGAGTGCGTCATGAGATCAATCGTTCCTATTGCCATTGCCATTGCCATTCTCTTGCCGGGGTGCGGCACACTGCGCAATGTTTCGTCAATCCCTGAATCTGCGAATCATCAGTACACGCCTGCGCCCAAATTGGTGTACGGTGGTGTCAAAGATGATCTCATCCTAGCAAGCGAATCTGCGGTAGCCGTTATGGAATTCCCGATGGCAAAGCTTCTCAACTTAGTTTGTGCAACAGGGTTCGCCATTGATGTCCCGTTCTCGCTGGTCGGTGACACGTTGACGCTACCATCAACGATCCCAGCCGCAATTGATCGCGCAACTGTAGGCTATTACCTCCCCGACGAGAACAACGACACAGACGAACCTGAAAGAACTGATTCCGGAAACTGACGAAAACACAAAACAGCACCGACGCTGAAATGGAGTTGGCGGTTGTTGTTTTGTGGACTTGATACTTCTTGGACTGCTCGCAGTCGCTCAGTTTGCTCTCACGGATGTTGCAATCGTCATCGTCAGTCAACTTTGCGTTTCGATGCTTCTCACCCGCCGTGGACTGCCATCTACACAATCTCAGCGATCCACGAGACGAGCGACCTCTTGGAACTTTCGGTGTCATGTCAAACCTCCACCACATCAGGAGCCAAGCCAGCGGCGACCAAGCGATCCCGTAACACTTCCGCGATCCGCTGGTCACTCGCACCGGCCTTGCGACCGTCCATGACAGTCCGCTGACGAATCATTTCCGGATTCGGCTTGGCGGTCGTCATTGGCTTTGGTAGCTCAACCTGCCATCCCGCATCCGCGTCGAGATTCGGATGACAATTCTTCAATCGCCAGTACAACGTTCCCGGACCGACGCGATCACCGAGCTGCCGGTAGTGGGCGATGCAGTCCAAAACGTGTTGAGGCCCAACTCCGCTTTGCTGGCAGGCTCGCAGGACGCGACGCCAGTCGCCCAACAACTCACACAAACAGCCGCCACCTCCTGCCAAGATGCTCGGGGTTCCGCAGCATCAGACCGGTCGCAGGACACAGACACCGGTTTGGGGGCAGATGGGGGACGCTTCTCTTTACGCTTACTGACGCTTCGTAGGACACACTGTCCGGGGTTCGCGTCAAACTGTCCGGGGTCACTGTCAAACTGTCCGGGGTTGGCGTGCGACTGTGCGGGGTTCGCTTGACTCGTTTTCAGGCTGATCTCACCCCAGTTGATCGAGTACCGATTGGTACGTCCCGGACGCTTTTCAATGATCACGAGTTCCAGGTCGACCAGCAGCGAGAATGCGCGACGAACGGTTCGCTCGCTGCGATTGATCTCTCTCGCAATGGAGGGTGCCGAAGCGTAGGACTGCCCCGATGTCCGCGCGTGGGCTTCCATCGCTCTCAACAAACTCGTCCCCGTAATAGCTCGCCGCGTCCCAGTCCTCGTCCTCAACCTCTGGAAGCGACCAATTGAACACGACAGCGACCACGATCGACCAAGCACCAAAAGCGACACCTCCAACAATCACAACGAGCGTTTCGATCACCCAGTCCATCCGCCGACTTCCTTTGGTCCCTACACGAAAACAGCCCGCCGAAGATTCGCTTCCAGGTACGGTTGGTTGCGGTCGGGCCCTCGGCGGGCTGTTGAGTCGTTGTGTATTGCTTTGCGAAGACCACCAACCGTACTGCGAGAAGGTTAGGCGGAGATCACACACCGTCGAGAATGTTGACCGGCACAAAAAAGGCCGATCACGCTGACGCAGGGAAACGACACACGCACGCAATCCCACGCACAGAATGTTTTTGTGATTGGTGCGGAACTGGCCATCATTCCTTCGCTGATCGATGAGCGGTGTCAGCTTCCCCAAATCCAGGTCAACAGATTGGTCAACAGCTGCAGATCGGAATCGCGTTACAACTCGCAAAACCGAAACTTCCGGCTTCAAAACGTCGTCGTACGCAAGCACGCGACACCGCCTCGCAAAGTCAAAGGATTTCAAGTCCTTTATTCGTGGGTTCGAACCCCACCGTGGCCTCTGTTGAGGGCAGGGCGGTTATCCTCTACCCGAATCAGGGATTGTGCTTGCCGCAGGTCGGCCCCGCAGGTCGGCCCCGCGGTGCCACGATTTCGGAATGTCGACTGGTGGTCACCGTCCGGATCTAATTCAAGTCTCAGCACATGCAGATCAGCAAAGTGGGTTTGCAATCCCATCCATCGGTTTCTTCTGTCCACCGGGCCTTATTTCGCTTGGTCCATCTTTGACTCTCACTCGTCCAACACGCTTTGCGTTGGCCGGCAAGAAGGCTCCACCCGCCATCGACGTGGAACGACTGCCTTTCAGTCCAACCTCCCAACGGCTTTGATCGCGGCGATTCACCAAACTTTTTATGGGGTTGGCCGAACGGTCCGCTGGCGGGAAACCGGGGCGATTTTCTTGCTCTCGGACGGTGAATGAGCGGTTCAACCGGAATATTCCGAAGGCACTGGGGCTGACTTGGCTGACAAGTTTTGGGGGATTGCGACATTGGACCTTCACCACCTGACATTGCATTGTACTGACCTACACTTGGGTGGGCATCGTTACTAGAGGGTTCAGTAGCTACAACACACTTGCATGATTCTTTCTGAGACATGATCGACTGGGGCAAACCATCGGAATGCAACGCGGTATTCGTTGAATCAACGAATGCAGATGAACTACGTGCGCAACGCGTATGGCGTTTCGTCATCGTGCTTTGGTTTACCTGGATCTTCTTTGCCGTGTTTCTCACCTTTCGTGGCTATACGGATGCCGCGCGAGTTTGTTTGGTCAACTCCGTCTTGCTCTTCGTGATCAATTGGACCTATCGCAAAGACAAAGACTTTCGAACCGTCATGAATCTCAACTTAGCGGTGAGTGGATTCGGATTGTTGGGAGTCTCAGTCAGCAACCCGGCGATGTACGGAACGATGCTGTTCTACCCGATCTCAATCCTTGTCGCGTCTCAACTGCTGGGTGTGCGTGCGGCGATGAGTTGGTTCATTGTCAACGTGCTCGGAATCACAGCGTTCTTTATGTTCGTCTATGGGGTCAATCAATCCATCTACACATCAAAGCTTGATGAGTTCGTGCTGTTCATTGGCGTCGCGGCTTGTGTCTATTTTTGCTGCCAGCAAGGCGAAGAGTATTACCGCAAACGAACCATGAGCTTGATCCAACTGAGTGAGGATCTCAAAGCAAAGAGCGACACGCTGCAAGTGCTAGCGACCACCGATGCACTCACTGGACTGACAAATCGTTTTCAGTTTCAGGAGTTGCTGCAAAATGCAGTGGACGATGCGATGGCGACGTCCAGTCAGATGGCGTTGTATTTGATTGACATGGATGGGTTCAAGGAGATCAACGACACAATGGGGCACCCCGTCGGAGACGACGCGTTGGTCGAGATTGCAAAGCGACTGACCCTAGAATTCGGCGACAGATACGGGGTTGCCCGATTGGGCGGAGACGAGTTTTGCATCATCACGCCTTGCATCGAAGGACCGAAAGAGGCGGATGCGATTGCGAGACATCTTTGCGCGGTGCTAACCGATCGCTATGTGTTGGGCGATGTCGAGTTTCCTCTCGGCGCGAGCGTAGGTTACGCGCTATGCCCGAGCGATGCGACAAACACCAAAGACCTGCTGGCGTTTGCGGATACCGCAATGTTTCACGCCAAAGAAAACCAAATGGGCTTTGCGTGCTATCAACGAGAAATGACTGAAAAGTTGATCGAGTACCGAGCGGTGCAAGAGAAGCTATCGCTGGCGTTGGAGCACGACGAGTTCTTTTTGGTCTACCAACCACAAGTCAACATTCAGTCCGGCGAAGTGATTGGCGTCGAAGCTCTTTTGCGTTGGCGAAGTGACGGCGAAATTGTTCCCCCCACTCGATTCATACATTTGTTGGAGAGAAGTCGAGAAATTCTACCTGTAAGCAACTGGATCATTCGTCAGTCGTGCCGTCAATTGGCAGAGTGGAACGCTCAGGGCTACCTGGTCGAAGTCTCTGTGAACGTCAGCGTCTTGCAGTTCAATGATCCCCATTTCATCACGTGCATCAAGAATTCAGTCAATGAGTTCGGCATCGATCCGAGGCAACTCGATTTCGAAATCACCGAGGGCTTACTCATTGAGAACGTGGACGAAGCCGTTGCGAAATTGCATGAGATCAAGGCCCTTGGATCAAGCATCAGCATTGATGACTTTGGAACGGGCTACTCCTCCCTGTCCTATTTGAGATTATTCCCAGTCGATCGTTTGAAGATCGATCGTGCGTTCGTCAAAGACATCCCAACGGCAGATGATGGCGTGATTGCGTCAAGCATCATCGTGCTAGCCAAATCCCTAGGGTTGAAGGTGCTTGCGGAAGGCGCTGAGACCCAAGAGCAGCTGGACTTTCTCGCAAGGCACGACTGCGATGAGTATCAGGGCTATTTCTTTAGCCGTCCCATCGCACCGGACGAAGTGTCCGCATTTTTCACCAAGGCATCGCCACAAGCGGTCAACCACCAGCGGAATGATTGACCAAGTTTCTTTCTTCGCTTGATTCGAGCCTGGACCTCCGGTCGGTTGCGCAGTCTGCAACGAGAGGGGTGGGGTAAACCTGCATGCCCTGCCACCCGTTGTGCACAGCGGACGATGGCAACAGCGCGTTCTTTGATCGAAAACAAAAGAACGACTGTAGAATCTGAAATAGAATTCTGTTCATCGCCCATTCAGTGGCTACAATCGGCCTCAACAAGGATGGTTTGACGAAAGTCAGGGAGGTGAGTACTTATCGTTGAGAGGGGCAGCAAATTGCTTAAGAACGAAGATATCTTTTCACGCGTGGTCAATTGCATTTCAGCGACCACACGCTATCCGATCGTGTTGTTGACGGAGCAAGCGGACTTAGAAAATGACTTGGGAATTGATTCGGTAAAGCGACTAGAGATCGTCGTCGCGTTGGAAGAAGCGTTTGGGCTTCGATTGAGCGATCGAGAGCGAGATCCGTCCATTCGAAGTATCGGAGACATCGCTCGTTGGATCGAGGAAATTGTCTTTTCACAGGGCACGGAGAATCCTGTCGTGGCCGACTCTGTTCGGCAGGACAGAGTTCCATTTCCACGGGGAGAAACGGCGACGCAACCATCGCGTCAATTGAACGACAACACGACGAGACGCGAATCGGATTTTCATCGAGATCCTCCTCAATCCATTTCGCCCCCACATTTCACTCCCGGTACTCCGCCGTTGGAGAACGCAAGCGTAGGAAAAACACTTGCAGGGCGTGTTGCGTTGGTCACTGGTTCTGGACGAGGCATTGGCAGAGTCATTGCGCGTGTTCTGGCATCCAAAGGTGCAACGGTGATTGTCAATTCGTTCCACTCGCGTGAAGCCGGGGAACAGACCGCCGCAGAGATCAATGCACAAGGAGGCTCGGCAATTCATCTTTGGGGTTCGGTAGCCAATGTTGGTCATTTGGATCAAATTTTTTCGCAAATCAAATCACGATTTGGTCGACTGGACATATTGGTTTGCAATGCGTCCGATGGGCGCATCGGGGCTTTCATGGAGTTGACACCCGATGATTGGGATCGCGCTTTTCGCACCAACGTCATCGGTCACCATCAGTGCGCCGTGATGGCATCTGAACTGATGCGGGGTTCAGGCGGCGGTTCAATCATCACAATGTCAGCTGTCGGCGCGAAAGGATGGGTCGACGGACTGGGCAGCCAAGGCGTGGTGAAAGCCGCAGTAGAGACCATGACACGCTATTTAGCATGTGAGCTGGCACCGTTTGGAATTCGTTCGAATTGCGTCGTAGGCGGTCCCGTGTATGGAGACTTACTGGACAAGTTCCCCAACGCGCGAAACGCCCAGGATCATTGGGAGACGCACGCGCCGGACGGGAACCTATGCAGCCCTTTGGAATTGGCCAACGCAATCGCATTTCTGGTAAGCGACGACGCCAGCGGAATCAACGGATCCGTGTGGGTGGTTGATCACGGTTTCTCAGCCGTGGCCAATGGACAACCGAAACGTGTAGGTGAAGCCAAACGCGTGATGTCGTCACGTTGAGCTGAACTAACGCAATTAGAAATGGGGCTGAATCGTGGGTTACTTTGCTACCGAGTACACCATTCATTTTGATGACACGATGGCATATGGTGGCCATCATTTTCTCACGGCATTCAAATTTCAGTGTGCCGCGAGAGAAACATTCATGTTTGGTGAGCACATTTTCGATGTGCCTGGGGTCAAAGCAGCGCTCAACGGAGTCCATTTGCTGACATCCGATGCGTACTCTCGCAATCTACATTCGACGCAGCTTGGTGATCGGGTGGCTATCCTGTTGACGCTCGAAGACTGGGGGCGTGTCAGTGCACGGTTCTGCTATCGAGTGATCGACGCTCAAGGCAGACCGATCAGCGCCGGTTTCCAGACCCTGATTTGTGCAGACGCGAAAACGGGCGAACCGATCCCCTTGCCGCCACCGCTGCGTCAGGCGATGGATGCCTTGCGAGAAATCGAAGAAAAGCGCCCCGTCGATGATTCCTTCCGTGATTGTGTTTTGGCCGGCGGAGGCAAGCTGGATTCGATCTTTGGTGATCGAGAACGCGCCGCGGCAGTGCACTTTCTCTCGCAACGCTATTCCCGCCCGGCAGTACTTTCGACGCCTGGGACGACCGAAGAAATGGAACGCGATGCAGGGACTGAACAATCATCAGATGGACAAGATGCGGTCACCGAGGAACGGGAAGCCTGGGTGTTCGCTGGCCAAGGAGCCTTTGATGCGGAGTTGTTCTGCGAACGAATCATCGCGTATTCCAAAGTCGACGCGTCAACCCAGGCCGAACTGAAGCGTTGTTCGCTCGTCGCACGAGAATTTCTGGGAGGCGATGCCGAAGCACTGGTCAGCGGTAATGCGAGTCGCGTGCGTGCAGCTATCGACCAAACGTCGGATTTGTTGCAAGTGGCCATTCATCTACAGAATGTGTTGGGAGGTTTGCTGTGGAGAAATCTTGGGCACCGCCCGACCGTATTGCTGGGGCACAGTTTTGGCGAGATAGCGGCGATGGGCCTGGGAGGCTGCTTTGACTTGCCGACCGGGGTTCAAATCGTGTGTATG from Stieleria varia carries:
- a CDS encoding SDR family oxidoreductase, giving the protein MLKNEDIFSRVVNCISATTRYPIVLLTEQADLENDLGIDSVKRLEIVVALEEAFGLRLSDRERDPSIRSIGDIARWIEEIVFSQGTENPVVADSVRQDRVPFPRGETATQPSRQLNDNTTRRESDFHRDPPQSISPPHFTPGTPPLENASVGKTLAGRVALVTGSGRGIGRVIARVLASKGATVIVNSFHSREAGEQTAAEINAQGGSAIHLWGSVANVGHLDQIFSQIKSRFGRLDILVCNASDGRIGAFMELTPDDWDRAFRTNVIGHHQCAVMASELMRGSGGGSIITMSAVGAKGWVDGLGSQGVVKAAVETMTRYLACELAPFGIRSNCVVGGPVYGDLLDKFPNARNAQDHWETHAPDGNLCSPLELANAIAFLVSDDASGINGSVWVVDHGFSAVANGQPKRVGEAKRVMSSR
- a CDS encoding YceK/YidQ family lipoprotein produces the protein MRSIVPIAIAIAILLPGCGTLRNVSSIPESANHQYTPAPKLVYGGVKDDLILASESAVAVMEFPMAKLLNLVCATGFAIDVPFSLVGDTLTLPSTIPAAIDRATVGYYLPDENNDTDEPERTDSGN
- a CDS encoding helix-turn-helix domain-containing protein, with protein sequence MTTRDAGKSITVTYVEAAAIIGVSRPTVSKLVRDGFLKRRFVGNSTRPRLLRSEVKEYANNLPTKPFLG
- a CDS encoding putative bifunctional diguanylate cyclase/phosphodiesterase, whose product is MIDWGKPSECNAVFVESTNADELRAQRVWRFVIVLWFTWIFFAVFLTFRGYTDAARVCLVNSVLLFVINWTYRKDKDFRTVMNLNLAVSGFGLLGVSVSNPAMYGTMLFYPISILVASQLLGVRAAMSWFIVNVLGITAFFMFVYGVNQSIYTSKLDEFVLFIGVAACVYFCCQQGEEYYRKRTMSLIQLSEDLKAKSDTLQVLATTDALTGLTNRFQFQELLQNAVDDAMATSSQMALYLIDMDGFKEINDTMGHPVGDDALVEIAKRLTLEFGDRYGVARLGGDEFCIITPCIEGPKEADAIARHLCAVLTDRYVLGDVEFPLGASVGYALCPSDATNTKDLLAFADTAMFHAKENQMGFACYQREMTEKLIEYRAVQEKLSLALEHDEFFLVYQPQVNIQSGEVIGVEALLRWRSDGEIVPPTRFIHLLERSREILPVSNWIIRQSCRQLAEWNAQGYLVEVSVNVSVLQFNDPHFITCIKNSVNEFGIDPRQLDFEITEGLLIENVDEAVAKLHEIKALGSSISIDDFGTGYSSLSYLRLFPVDRLKIDRAFVKDIPTADDGVIASSIIVLAKSLGLKVLAEGAETQEQLDFLARHDCDEYQGYFFSRPIAPDEVSAFFTKASPQAVNHQRND